Proteins co-encoded in one Malus sylvestris chromosome 7, drMalSylv7.2, whole genome shotgun sequence genomic window:
- the LOC126630606 gene encoding uncharacterized protein LOC126630606 translates to MTRAALFQLLRSHSRQLTPSNLRSGCQPCRSAAWAAGLNTKLSFHSGFEINASQKRWASHATTREDDGKISIGPRRGGQVGEDEKDSGVVYYGPISSTIKKVKLLSLSTCCLSVSLGPVITFMTSPDMNVILKGAVASSVIFLSASTTAALHWFVTPYIHKLRWKPGSDSFEVEMMSWLATFIPRTIKFSDIKPAETNRPFVTFKANGNFYFVDADHCHNKALLARLTPQKATHESAFKNL, encoded by the exons ATGACGAGGGCGGCTCTCTTTCAGTTGCTGCGATCACACTCCAGACAACTCACACCCTCAAACCTCCGCTCAG GTTGTCAGCCATGCAGGTCTGCAGCATGGGCTGCTGGTCTGAACACTAAACTGAGTTTCCACTCTGGCTTCGAGATCAATGCTTCACAGAAAAGATGGGCATCCCATGCCACAACAAGAGAAGATGATGGCAAAATCAGCATTGGACCACGTAGGGGTGGTCAAGTTGGGGAAGATGAAAAGGACTCAGGGGTCGTTTATTATGGCCCAATCTCATCTACCATCAAGAAAGTGAAACTTCTCTCGCTGTCGACCTGCTGCCTTTCTGTATCTCTGGGCCCTGTGATAACCTTTATGACATCTCCTGATATGAATGTGATCCTGAAGGGTGCGGTGGCATCTTCAGTGATATTCTTGAGTGCTTCTACCACAGCCGCCCTTCACTGGTTCGTGACCCCATACATCCACAAGCTTAGGTGGAAGCCTGGTTCAGACAGTTTTGAGGTGGAAATGATGTCATGGCTTGCAACATTCATCCCGAGGACTATTAAGTTTTCTGATATCAAGCCAGCAGAAACTAATCGGCCTTTTGTGACTTTTAAGGCCAATGGAAACTTTTACTTTGTCGACGCTGATCATTGTCATAACAAGGCTTTGTTAGCAAGACTGACCCCGCAGAAAGCAACTCATGAATCGGCTTTTAAGAATTTATGA
- the LOC126630221 gene encoding BAG family molecular chaperone regulator 5, mitochondrial-like, with protein MTIGMGLAKDDETLSQLQTPPATTEIPIQSSNAPIPITLHLPQSTAAIKIQSAYRAHLICTHFKTIAAVHSEADEFQRLIQRQETVDSVRTSEREKLRMNESLMRLLLKLDSDPAVREARRKVSRRIVGLQKIVDAIVSEDMDGFWGGRDGGFGRNWDDVLAEMKEEACRDKGGEEMERFCTQYMGFF; from the exons ATGACAATTGGCATG GGCTTAGCCAAAGATGATGAAACCCTCTCGCAGTTGCAAACCCCTCCCGCCACCACCGAAATTCCCATCCAATCCTCGAACGCCCCAATTCCCATCACCCTTCACTTACCGCAATCCACCGCAGCCATCAAAATTCAATCGGCCTACCGGGCCCACCTCATCTGCACCCACTTCAAAACAATCGCAGCCGTCCACTCCGAGGCCGATGAGTTCCAGCGCCTGATCCAACGGCAAGAAACTGTTGATTCCGTCAGGACAAGCGAGCGCGAGAAGCTGAGGATGAACGAGTCCCTGATGCGGCTGCTGCTGAAGCTGGACTCGGACCCCGCGGTGAGGGAAGCGAGGAGAAAGGTGAGCCGTCGGATCGTGGGGCTGCAAAAGATCGTGGACGCAATCGTATCGGAAGACATGGATGGCTTCTGGGGTGGCAGAGACGGTGGGTTTGGGAGGAACTGGGACGACGTCCTTGCGGAGATGAAGGAGGAGGCGTGCAGGGACAAAGGAGGGGAAGAAATGGAGAGGTTTTGCACTCAGTATATGGggtttttctag
- the LOC126630828 gene encoding 60S ribosomal protein L36-3-like: MAPAAPKSGIFVGLNKGHIVTKRELPPRPSDRKGKTSKRVHFVRNLIREVAGFAPYEKRITELLKVGKDKRALKVAKRKLGTHKRAKKKREEMSNVLRKMRSGGDKK; this comes from the exons ATGGCTCCCGCCGCCCCCAAGAGTGGGATCTTCGTCGGCCTCAACAAGGGCCACATCGTCACCAAGCGTGAATTGCCTCCTCGCCCATCTGACCGCAAGGGG AAAACTAGCAAGAGGGTGCACTTTGTGAGGAATTTGATCAGGGAAGTTGCGGGGTTTGCTCCCTATGAGAAGAGGATTACCGAGCTTTTGAAGGTCGGGAAGGACAAGCGTGCTCTTAAGGTGGCCAAGCGAAAGTTGGGTACCCACAAGAGGgccaagaagaagagagaggagatGTCCAACGTTCTCCGCAAGATGAG GTCTGGTGGTGATAAGAAGTGA